Sequence from the Bacillus sp. es.036 genome:
CCCAACATAATGCTTGATTTTGTAGGAATCTCAGGGTTCATTTCCTTGGCACGCTGAAGAAACTCGAGCGTACGACGATATTTTGCACGTGCACGCACTCTTGGCGTTAAACGCTCCACTGTTTCAATATTATGATTCATGATGTCCGGTTTTGCATCCATAAGGGTTTCAAGCGCTTCGTATTGACCACCCATGTCAGAAGGAAGAACTTCAATTGAGCAGAATGGATTTTTTCTACGAATAGCTCGAACCGTTTCAGCAAATACAGCTGCACCGCCATCTTTCAAATCATCTCGCGCTACTGCCGTGATGACGACGTGCTTTAAGCCCATTTGTTCAACCGAATCAGCAACACGCTCTGGTTCAGCCCAATCTAGTTCTGTTGGAAGACCTGTTTTAACCGCACAGAAACGGCATGCGCGCGTACAAACATCACCAAGAATCATAAATGTCGCTGTTTT
This genomic interval carries:
- the lipA gene encoding lipoyl synthase: MSKKEEYLRKPEWLKIKLNTNENYKGLKKMMREKKLHTVCEEARCPNIHECWAVRKTATFMILGDVCTRACRFCAVKTGLPTELDWAEPERVADSVEQMGLKHVVITAVARDDLKDGGAAVFAETVRAIRRKNPFCSIEVLPSDMGGQYEALETLMDAKPDIMNHNIETVERLTPRVRARAKYRRTLEFLQRAKEMNPEIPTKSSIMLGLGETKEEIIQTLDDLRAHDVDIVTLGQYLQPSKKHLKVEKYWTPQEFLELKDIALEKGFKHCESGPMVRSSYHADEQVNAAKQATN